A single genomic interval of Penaeus monodon isolate SGIC_2016 chromosome 30, NSTDA_Pmon_1, whole genome shotgun sequence harbors:
- the LOC119592669 gene encoding endocuticle structural glycoprotein SgAbd-2-like, producing the protein MARFTLCTIFLVSALMAGRVAADTGYPAPPPEYAPHIPILKDDRTQNSYGEYTFDFQSGNGIARQEAGSQNDGQVSQGGWTYTSPEGEQVDISFVADQGGYQPQGAVLPVAPPLPYTRTGHGH; encoded by the exons ATGGCACGCTTCACCCTTTGCACT ATCTTTTTGGTGTCGGCTCTGATGGCGGGCAGAGTGGCAGCGGACACTGGGTATCCAGCTCCTCCCCCCGAATACGCCCCGCACATCCCCATCCTGAAGGACGACAGAACGCAGAACAGCTACGGAGAATATACTTTTGATTTCCAGTCTGGCAATGGGATCGCGCGACAGGAGGCCGGCAGCCAGAACGACGGACAAGTCTCCCAGGGCGGCTGGAC CTATACATCTCCCGAGGGGGAACAAGTGGATATCTCCTTCGTGGCTGACCAGGGAGGATACCAACCCCAGGGAGCGGTACTCCCAGTGGCCCCGCCACTTCCCTACACTCGCACTGGACACGGCCATTAA